Below is a window of Humulus lupulus chromosome 2, drHumLupu1.1, whole genome shotgun sequence DNA.
AATTATTATCTTCCTCTCATAACTTTCtcttaaaaaaaaagtttattctAACCTTGTTCTCAAGATATAAAGCAAGGGGTAAGTTTTAAGAACCTGTTGCAACCCGCAACCAAGCCTCTTGAGAAATATTATATAAAAGAAGTATttcttaaataaattattaaatatacatTCAAAAGATGTGTTAGTgcgtaaaaatattattttaaataaaaaagagagaATAATGCAATTATTACTAATGTACTATGTGGTGAATTTAAGACCATTTTTCGATAAAATGCCCGTTGGTTAAAAAAAATCGCGAATTTACATGTTATCATGCACCATGACGCCCATGTTAGAGACCGTTACGTTCCTTGAACCACACGCGGCGTACCTTAGCAAACTACGGCGGCAAAACAAatgtgaatattattattattttctcctaTACTAAATCGTATACCTAAAATTAAAACGAAAATATTACCgtattaaaattttaaacaagGAGACAACGAAAAAAACAAAACGAGTAGAAAGTAAAATATTTTCACAAGagaaatattttatatatatttataaacaaataaaataaaataaaaatattttccaaTTTCTCAtacatttttctctttttttttttcactctGGGATAGTAACGAGCACGGGCCGCCAAGCTCTTCTGAGCAATCTATAACGAAACCCCGCTGTAACCGGCCGTAGCGACCCGAATCCGCGGCGCCGAGCCACCAAGCTGACGCCGAAGCCACTTTCTACACTTGCCGTAGTTCCGGGTAACAATCCGCGTTGTTCTTCTTCTCCATCGCCTCCTCTCTTATTGCAAACCCTATCCTCTAGAGGCGGCGGAGACGATACGAACAGATCCTTTAACTTCCGTCGAGCCCTAACTTCCTTGCTCTTCATCGGTGGCGGATCTTCGCCGTCTTCTCCATCTATTTCCGTAACGTCCGATGACATTTCCCGCCGCGGGAGCCTCCTCTCAGGACGGTTGAGGAGCATTCGGAGTGTCTTTCGCCGGCGTAGATGGATGACAGGGCTCGCCGATGGGCTCCTTGTCGGACTTCCTGCGACGGCGCATTGAGTGGCGAGGAGCTTGAATTTTTGTAAGGTAGCCATGGAATTGTAATGTTTCTGTTAATCTCAATCTGAATCTTTATCTTTCTAGAAAATTGGGAACATTATTGGGTGAGGGGGTGAATTTAGCTATGAAATGgttgcttgttagagagagaaagcgaGATCTGATCTGAGCAGAAGGAAGCCATGGGATTCGCTTGGGGAGAGGCTTTAGGCTTTAGGCTTTTTGTGCGGTATTTGGAGTGATAGAAGGGAAGGGAAGGGAAGGAGTCTGAATtgtattgtattttattttttggtagaaaatataataaaagagagaggaatcaaagtttggggctataaaataaataaaatttaatgagAGAATACGGACggcttttttatttatttagagaGAGAATAAcgaataattgaattgaattgattAACTTAATTAATGGGGATAGAAATGGAAATGAAAACGGGTTTCAGTTTTGTGTCGTTAATTAATGCGTTTGAGTACACGTGGCGGTCTCTCGTGGATTTGAAACCTTTACTGGAATTGGATCGATGAGGCGAGTCTATGTCCAACCATGGTATTTTCATTTTTCTTCCCAATGagataattgtttttttttaatttttttttttatgatattgtcGTTTTCGTTGGAGGAGAGTTTGGCATAAATATAACTTTGGATTTTTCTTACATTTTCAGAGCCAAAACCATgaatctaattatatatatacccaaaaaaaaaaaaaaacattaccaTTCAACCAAAGaaaagagatttttttttagGCTGTTTTGTGGAGTAGTGAATACTACTCtaagaacttttttttttctctgagTTCTTTGCGAACCTATAAAACTTGATCCATATGGGAGATTATCCATGGGAGTTTGACATAAATAAAATTTGAGTTCTCTGCGAACCTACAAGTCAATAAAGTTAGCCTTGAGTACTTTTAAAAATTGAATGAGAAAAAAGTGTAAGGTTTTAATTTTCCAATAAAAGATGAACAACATTTTTTAGCAAATTCATATTAAGAATTAATTTCTTAGATTAGGCTTACATTAAGTCATGAGCTGAGAGTGAAGTGTACCTCATCTGTGTAATTAAATTCCGAACACATTTCGCATGgtatcttttaattattattagttattttagttaaattaaactcaatttatttaaattagttaaagagaaaaaatacaaacaaaataaatttGTGATATAAAGGCTCCAGGTGGGACAGTGAGTGTGCTAGGGTTTGAGCCTCAGTTGGCCCAAGTAGCTCTGTGGCTGAGACAAGCTTAGTAGAACTTTAAAAAAGAATTACAAAGGTACAATGATTCAACTTATGTGAACTGGGATTAAATGTCAAT
It encodes the following:
- the LOC133818520 gene encoding uncharacterized protein LOC133818520 translates to MATLQKFKLLATQCAVAGSPTRSPSASPVIHLRRRKTLRMLLNRPERRLPRREMSSDVTEIDGEDGEDPPPMKSKEVRARRKLKDLFVSSPPPLEDRVCNKRGGDGEEEQRGLLPGTTASVESGFGVSLVARRRGFGSLRPVTAGFRYRLLRRAWRPVLVTIPE